In Meleagris gallopavo isolate NT-WF06-2002-E0010 breed Aviagen turkey brand Nicholas breeding stock chromosome 2, Turkey_5.1, whole genome shotgun sequence, the following are encoded in one genomic region:
- the YPEL5 gene encoding protein yippee-like 5 translates to MGRIFLDHIGGTRLFSCANCDTILTNRSELISTRFTGATGRAFLFNKVVNLQYSEVQDRVMLTGRHMVRDVSCKNCNSKLGWIYEFATEDSQRYKEGRVILERALVRESEGFEEHVPSDNS, encoded by the exons ATGGGAAGAATTTTTCTGGATCACATTGGCGGCACTCGCCTGTTCTCCTGTGCAAACTGTGACACCATTCTGACCAATCGTTCGGAGCTCATCTCCACTCGCTTTACAGGGGCCACAGGGAGAGCCTTTCTTTTTAACAAG GTGGTAAATCTGCAGTACAGTGAAGTTCAGGATCGGGTCATGCTCACTGGCCGCCACATGGTTCGAGACGTGAGCTGCaagaactgcaacagcaaacTGGGCTGGATCTATGAATTTGCCACTGAAGACAGCCAGCGCTACAAGGAAGGCCGTGTTATCCTGGAAAGAGCTTTGGTCCGAGAGAGCGAAGGATTTGAGGAGCATGTTCCATCTGATAATTCCTGA